In Paracoccus aminophilus JCM 7686, a single window of DNA contains:
- a CDS encoding phage major capsid protein produces the protein MTKHFAPAKARGIVSVRADGDALSLIRALNSDWKAHKDAQAEKDKQLAARFDDVVTTDKLVKIEASVGALTGALDEANAKLAALALNGPGGQDERSQEEREYSASFDAWFRTGEGERDLKALAKNGGIKAAYSVGSDPDGGYTAPVEWDRTITDRRVEVSPMRQYAGVQSVSGQGFKKLYNVHGTGAAWVGETGARPQTASSTLVEYDFAFGELYANPAATERILEDSEIDIASWLAGEVNIEFARQEGLAFINGDGVNKPKGLLRYDAATEAALPVAQRHPLGAIGEVNTGAAAGLTADGLIDLIYDLPEDRSTGAALYANRKSHAVIRKMKDGEGNFLWSPPFQAGQPAQVLGQPIRELSGLPDVAANAVPIVFGNMAEGYRIFDRVGVSVLRDPYTNKPYILFYTRKRVGGGLWNPEWLRYHRVAA, from the coding sequence ATGACCAAACATTTTGCCCCCGCGAAAGCTCGCGGGATTGTCTCCGTGCGTGCAGATGGTGATGCGCTGTCGCTGATCCGGGCGCTGAATTCGGACTGGAAGGCGCATAAGGATGCGCAGGCCGAGAAGGACAAGCAGCTCGCTGCCCGCTTCGACGATGTCGTCACGACCGACAAGCTGGTCAAGATCGAGGCTTCGGTCGGCGCGCTGACCGGGGCGCTTGATGAAGCCAACGCCAAGCTGGCGGCTCTGGCGCTGAACGGGCCCGGCGGACAGGATGAGCGCAGCCAGGAAGAGCGGGAATACTCCGCCAGCTTCGATGCGTGGTTCCGCACCGGCGAGGGCGAACGCGACCTGAAGGCGCTGGCCAAGAACGGCGGGATCAAGGCGGCCTACTCGGTCGGCTCCGATCCGGATGGCGGCTATACCGCGCCGGTGGAATGGGACCGCACCATCACCGACAGGCGGGTCGAGGTCTCGCCCATGCGCCAATATGCGGGCGTCCAATCGGTCTCGGGGCAGGGGTTCAAGAAGCTCTACAACGTCCACGGCACGGGCGCGGCCTGGGTCGGGGAAACCGGCGCACGCCCGCAGACGGCAAGCTCGACGCTGGTCGAATACGATTTTGCCTTCGGTGAGCTTTACGCCAACCCGGCGGCGACCGAGCGCATCCTCGAAGATAGCGAGATCGATATTGCGAGCTGGCTTGCAGGCGAGGTCAACATCGAGTTCGCGCGGCAGGAGGGCCTTGCCTTCATCAACGGCGACGGCGTCAACAAGCCCAAGGGCCTGCTGCGCTATGACGCGGCGACCGAGGCCGCGCTGCCCGTCGCGCAGCGCCACCCGCTCGGCGCGATCGGCGAGGTCAACACCGGCGCGGCAGCAGGGCTGACCGCAGATGGGCTGATCGATCTGATCTATGATCTGCCCGAGGATCGCTCGACCGGGGCGGCGCTCTATGCCAACCGCAAGAGCCATGCTGTCATCCGCAAGATGAAGGATGGCGAGGGCAACTTCCTGTGGTCGCCGCCGTTCCAAGCGGGCCAACCGGCGCAGGTCCTCGGCCAGCCGATCCGCGAGCTCTCGGGCCTGCCCGATGTTGCAGCCAATGCCGTGCCGATCGTCTTCGGCAATATGGCCGAGGGCTATCGGATCTTCGATCGCGTCGGCGTGTCGGTGCTGCGCGATCCCTACACCAACAAGCCCTACATCCTGTTCTACACCCGCAAGCGCGTCGGCGGCGGGCTCTGGAACCCGGAGTGGCTGCGCTATCACCGCGTCGCTGCCTGA